DNA from Methylobacterium currus:
GCTGGCCGAGCTGCGGCGCGGCGACCTGCGCCGGCGCCTGCCGGTCGGGACGAGGGACGACGAGTTCGACCGTCTCGCCCGCGACGTCAACCGGATGCTCGACGAGATCGAGCGCCTGATGGAGGAGGTCCGCAGCGTCGGCGACGCGGTGGCGCACGACCTGCGCACGCCGCTGACCCGGCTGAGGGCGCGCCTGGAGCGCAGCCGCGATCAGGCCGAGAGCGTCGAGGAGTTCCGCGAGGCGATCGATCAGGGCCTCGCCTGGATCGACCAGACCCTCGCGATGGTCACCGCCGTGCTGCGCATCGGCGAGATCGAGCACGGGCGCCGCTCCGCCGGCTTCGCACCCTTCGACCTCGCCACCGTGGTCCGCGAGGCGGCGGAGCTGTTCGAGCCGCTGGCCGAGGATGGCGGCATCTCGCTCGCGGTCGCGATCGCCGGCGAGCCTCCACCGGTGCGGGGCGACCGCGACCTCGTGTTCGAGGCGCTGGCAAACCTGATCGACAACGCGGTGAAGTTCACGCCCTCCGGCGGGACGGTGCGGGTCGGCCTCGCGGAGACCGGACGCGGCGCGCTCGTCACCGTCGAGGATACCGGACCGGGCATCCCGGCGTCCGAGCGCGAACGGGTCTTCCGCCGCTTCTACCGTGCCGAGCGCGCCCGCAGGACCCCGGGCCACGGGCTCGGCCTCGGTCTGGTCGCGGCGATCGCCGGGCTGCACGGTTTCCCGGTCGAGGTGGGAGAGGCGCAGGGCGGCGGCGCCCGCTTCGCGATGCTGTGCCCGCGGGAGACGATGACGCGGGTGGGCCGGGTGTCCGCCTGAGCAGATGTCGCAAAAGTGGTTGCCGGTTTCGCGACAGAGAACTGCGGCACGACGAGAACCTGAGCGGACGAAGCGTTGGCCTGCCAACGCACGTCTGCTTGGACGGCAGCGGCCGTCCGGAGCGCCGCGCGTCGCATCCCGGCATCGGTGAGGCGCGCAGCGTCGCCGCCCGCCTCACGCGACGCATCGATCAATACCCGATGGCGCCGCGCTTGAAGCCGAAGCCCGGGACCTCGCAGCCGCAGGACGAGTTGAGCGGGGCCGGACGGGTCGGGCAGTTGCCGCGGGCGGTGACGCAGATCCGGCCGAAGCGGCCGCCGCCATACTCGCCGCGATAGCGCGGCCGGTCATACTCGTCGCGGCGGTAGCGCGGGCGGTCGTAATCGTAGCGCTCCTCGTAGCGGCGGCGCGGCCGGTCGTCGTCGTAGCCGCCATAGCCGTACTGCGCGAAGGCGGGCGCGACGCCGAGGCCGAGGGTCAGGGCGGCCAGGGCGGCGGTCATCACGGTTCTCACGGGGTCTCTCCTCACGATGCGGACGTTTGTGTCGGACCTTTTCCCACCGGTCACGCTAGGCGCTCCGACATGAACGCCGGCTGAGGCGATTCGGTGCCGTTGCGACAGGAGGCTTTGCGCGACATCGCCTGTCCCCCGCCATCGGCCGGCCGACGGTTGTCGTCGGCGGGGGGCGTTGCCACTTACGCCCAGTATCACTCCTTCAGCGCGGGCTGGCCGCTCGGCGGACCGGCCCCAAGTACAGGGACGCCGACAGTGAAGGACGCGGAGATGGAGCTCCTGAAGCTCGCTGCCCTCGACGCCGACGATCTCGCGGTCATCTCGACCCACCTTCAGGATGCGGTCCTGCGGACCGGAGACCTCGCCTACCTGCCCCGCGAGCGCCGCTTCGCCCTGGTGGCGCGGCGCTTCGACTGGGAATGCCCCGACGGGGCCCCGCCGCGGCGGCGGCTCACCGGCCTGCACTTCGACCGGGTGCTCGCCGTGCGCTGCCGCAACATTTCCCGCGACGAGCCAGACAGCCCGCTCGAACTCCTCGCCATCACCTTCGAGCCCGGCGAGGCGCCGTCCGGCACCGCGACCCTGGTCTTCTCCGGCGGCGGCGCCATCCGGCTCGAGCTGGAATGCATCGAGGCGGCGATGAAGGATCTGGGTCCGGTCTGGCAGGCCGAGAGCAAGCCGGTCCATGCCTCCCTCGACATGCCCCTCGACGCGGCCTGAATTTTTTGGCAGTCGGCGGGTCCCATCGCGATCCTTTGCTCCCGCCGACAACGAGACCGGACCCCGCATGCAGCGCCTCGATTCCCGCGATCCCGATTTCGAGGCGCAGTTCGCCCGCCTGCTCTCGGTCAAGCGTGAGGTGGCGGAGGATGTCGACGCGGCGGTGCGCGACATCATCCGGGACGTGGTCGATCGTGGCGACGCGGCGCTGATCGACTACACGACGCGGTTCGACCGGCTCGACCTCACGCCCGACACCATCCGGTTCTCGCCTGAGGAGATCGATGCCGCGACGGCGGCCTGCTCAGGCGACGCCCTCGACGCCCTGGCTCTGGCCAAGGACCGGATCGAGACCTACCATCGCGCCCAGGTGCCGGCGGACCACCGCGAGACCGACGCGCTCGGCGTCACCCTCGGCTGGCGCTGGACCGCGCTCGAATCGGTCGGCCTCTACGTGCCGGGCGGTACCGCGAGCTATCCCTCCTCGGTGCTGATGAACGCGGTGCCGGCCAAGGTCGCGGGCGTGCCGCGCCTCGCCATGGTGGTGCCGACGCCGGACGGGGTCACCAACCCGCTGGTGCTCGCCGCGGCGAAGCTCGCTGGCGTCGACGAGGTCTTCCGGGTCGGCGGCGCCCAGGCCGTGGCCGCGCTGGCCTACGGCACGGCCACCATCCGGCCGGTCGCCAAGATCGTCGGCCCGGGCAACGCCTACGTGGCGGCGGCCAAGCGCCGGGTCTTCGGCCAGGTCGGCATCGACATGATCGCCGGCCCCTCCGAGGTGCTGATCCTCGCCGATTCCTCCGCCAACCCGGACTGGGTCGCGGCCGACCTGCTCGCCCAGGCCGAGCACGACAAGGCCGCCCAGGCGATCCTGGTTACCGACAGCGACGCGCTGGCCGAATCCGTGGCGGCGGCGGTCGAGGGTCAGCTCAGGACCCTGCCGCGCACCGAGATCGCGACGGCGAGCTGGCGCGATTACGGCGCCATCGTGCGGGTTGCGCGTCTCGTCGACGCGATCCCGCTGGTCGATCGGCTGGCACCCGAGCATCTCGAGATCGAGTCGGCCGAGGCCGAGGAGCTGGCGGCGCGGGTGCGCAATGCCGGGGCGATCTTCCTCGGCGCCCACACGCCCGAGGCGATCGGCGACTATGTCGGCGGTCCCAACCACGTCCTGCCGACCGCCCGCTCGGCCCGGTTCTCCTCCGGCCTCGGCGTGCTCGACTTCATGAAGCGAACCTCGCTCCTCTCCTGCACGCCCGAGGCCCTGCGGGCGCTCGGTCCCGCGGCCGTCGCGCTCGGCCGCTCGGAGGGGCTGGAGGGGCATGCCCGCTCGGTGGCGATCCGCCTGAACCTTTAAGGGTTGACGGCGACAATCATCCAACGTCCGGCTTGCGCGGGGGGCCGCGCTCGCCTCTGCTTCACGCCCCGCGACACGCGCGTTCACGACCCGCAAGAGGTGACCCGATGGCGAGCGAGGCTCCCGATCCGCGACAGCGCCTGGCGGCGGTGACGCTCGACGAGGATTCGATCGGGCGCGGCAACCCCGACCAGGAGCACGAGCGCGCCATCGCGATCTACGACATCCTGGAGTCGAACAGCTTTTGCGTCGCCAACCACGACGGCGGCCCCTACGCGCTGGCGCTCGGCCTCGTCGAGAACAAGCTGTCCTTCGCGATCTCCTCGGCCGACGGCCAGCCGGTGATGACCCATCTCCTGTCGCTGACGCCGTTCCGTGGCGTGATCCGCGACTACGAGATGATCTGCGACAGCTACTTCAAGGCGATCCGCACCGCCTCGCCGAGCCAGATCGAGGCGATCGACATGGGCCGGCGCGGGGTCCACAACGAGGCCTCGGAGCTGCTGCGCCAGCGCCTGGACGGCAAGGTGGAGATCGACCACGACACCGCCCGCCGTCTGTTCACCCTGATCTTCGCCCTGCACTGGAAGGGCTGAGCCGGTGTCCGGAAGTCCCCTTCCGGACAGTGCCGCTCCCGTCGGGGCCGACCCGTCGAAGCCGGACCCGGCGAAACCCGGACCAGCCAAACCGGGCAAGCGGGTGCAGTCGGTGCTGTTCGTCTGCAACTTCAACGCGGTGCGCTCGGCCTGCGCCGAGGCCCTGGCCCGGCACTATTTCGGCAAGTCGGTCTACGTGCAATCCGCCGGGGTCCGCGGCGGCGAGCCCACCGACCCGTTCATGATCTCAGCCCTCGACGAGATCGGCATCGACGCCTCGCGCCACCGCCCCCGCACCCTGGACGAATTGGAGGAGTGGGAGGGCCTGAACTTCGACCTCATCATCTCGCTCTCGCCGGAAGCCCACCACGCGGCCCTGGAACTGACCCGCACGGTGGCGGCCGACGTCGAGTACTGGCCGACCCCGGACCCGACGGTGTCGCAAGGCTCGCGCGAGCAGCGGCTCGACGCGTATCGCGACGTGCGCGACGGTTTGGGGTTTCGGATCCGGCAGAGGCTGCGCTGACGTAAGGAAATCCGTCCCTCGACCGAGGGCGCTCCCGTCCTCGTGGTGGACTCTCCTGGCGAAAAGCGGAAGGACCGAGCGGGTGGGGCGGACGCCCACGCCTGGCGAGAGGGAGATCGAGCGATGGAGGCACGCAGCCTGCGGATGGCGATCCTCGGCGCGGTAGCCTGGAGCGTGACGAGCGAGGCCGGCGCCCAGGCCAGACTGTGCTGACCCTACTGCCAGAGCTGCGTGGACGCGCTGCGCATTCCCCGCGGCGCGGGCGGCGAGCCGCTGTTCCGCCAGTCGCCGGTGAGCAAGGCGACGTTCCGGGACTGCATCGCCCGCACGCGGCCCCATGGCGGCGTTCTTCACGGCGGCAATGGGAAGAGACCGGGAGCGCAGTGACGGGCGTCCCCGCTGCGCGCTGCCTATCATACCGCCGCGCCTTCGAACGGACTCGTTCGAAGGCGCTGACCAAGCCCGAATGGGCGCCGGCGCTGATGCGCCGGATGCTTTCGCATCGACGTGTCGATGCGAAAGCGCGATGGTATCAGAGCCCCAACACCCGCCCGACCGCCACCACGCCCATCCCCGCCAGCACCGCCGCCAGCTCGAACCGGGTCAGCGCCATGACGCCGGCCGCCGTCACCAGGCCGAGCAGCCCGGGCAGGCCGGCGGAGAGGCCGGTGGGGAGCGCCGTCGCCACCACGATCGAGCCCGGCAGGGCGCGAAGCCCCCGCTCGACCCGCGGGGTGAGGTGCACCCGGCTCATCAGCATCACGCCGGAGGCCCGGCACAGATAGGTGACGAGGGCGAGCGCCAGGATGGCGATCCAGGGGCCGGCGGAACTGCCGAGAACGGCGTCGATCATCGCGCCGCCCCGTCATCGACGAGGAGGCCGGTGACGAGGCCCGCCGCGGCGCCGGCCGCGATGAAGGCGTAGCCCGGCACCAGGCGCTGCACCACCAGCGCCACGAGGCCGGAGGCGAGCCAGGGCAGGGCCGGCCGCACCCCGCGCCAGAGCGGCGCCAGCATGGCGGCGAAGAACACCGGCAGGATCATGTCGAGGGCGTAGGCCCGGGGCTGGGTCACCAGGGCGCCGGCGAGGTGGCCGGCCGCCGTCGAGGCGACCCAGAGCGGCCACAGGCCGATGCCGGAGCCGAACAGCACGCCGAGGTCGCGGCCGCCCTCGGCGCGGTGGCGTACGCCGATGAGCCAGCTCGCATCGACCAGCACGAACAGCGTCATCGCCGTGCGCCAGAGCGGCGTGCCGCGCATCCAGGGCTGGATCGTGGCGCCCATCAGGATCATGCGGGCGTTGATGAGCCCGGTGACCGTCATGGCGGCGAGGAGTGCGCTGAGCGTCCAGGGCTGGCCCCAGACTTCGAGGGTCACCATCTGGGCCGAGCCGGCATAGACGAGGGCGCTGGCGCCCATGGCTTCCGCCAGGCTCACGCCGCGCTGCGCCGCCGCGGCGCCGAAGGCGGCGCCGAACACCGCGATGCTGGGCCAGAGCGGCAGGCTGAGCCGGATGCCCGTGAGGATGCCGGCCCGGGTGAACGGCGCGGCGGACGCGTGGGACATGTTTGCGGACAGCGTGTCGGTGGGGGGAGCCTCGTCTGTTGCGCCGCGGCCCGCCGGGCGTCAATCCGCGGATCTGCCTGCCAGGGTTGCGGAATCTGCGTCCGCACGCGCCGGTGCCAAGGTTGACGAAACTTCACCACGACGCATGACCGAGGCGTTTCCACGTGAAACAGCCGCGCATCGCGCCTCAGTGCGGCAACGGCAGCCCGATGATGACCTCACGCTCGCTGCCGGTCTCGGTGATGGTGGTGACGGCGTGCAGGTCGTAGGCGAGCATCCGCTCCAGCATCTCGCCGCGCAGGGTCCCGCCGCCGGAGCAGCCGGCCACCCCGTCATCGGGCGCGGAGTCGGGTCCGTGATCGTGCCGTCCGGCCGGCGACGGAGCACGGGCCGCTTCGTCGGACAAGGCGCGAGAGGCCGGCGCGTCGCGCCGTGCGCGCTCGCGCCAGGTCAGGACGAGGTGGGTCGGCGTCGTGGTCCAGGTCGCGTCGATCCGGTCGTGGCCGTCGAGCACCGCACCCAGCACCAGTTCGTGCAGCGCGAGCCCGAGCCTCTCGGCCACCTCGACCGGCAGCCGCACCGGCGGGCCGGCGAGCACGCTCGGCTCCGGCAGAGCATGGGCGGACAGCTCGTCCCGGATCAGCACCTCCAGGGCGACGCCGGACAACGGCTCGCGCGAGACCTCGGCCTGGATCCGGGCCATCGCGGCCA
Protein-coding regions in this window:
- a CDS encoding sensor histidine kinase; translated protein: MTDLLRSTTFRWALGIALWSALLALAMFGFVYWQTAAFLREELAETLRLEVRAAAEDPAGTAGRVETWIAMDRHATHYGGVYGPGGVRRAGNLVALPSGLARDGDATRVGATIETTDGPIADEIWATALALPDGGTVVIGHDTDETDRVRATILRATGLGLVPALALSGLGGLVLASRARRRLAATEAALAELRRGDLRRRLPVGTRDDEFDRLARDVNRMLDEIERLMEEVRSVGDAVAHDLRTPLTRLRARLERSRDQAESVEEFREAIDQGLAWIDQTLAMVTAVLRIGEIEHGRRSAGFAPFDLATVVREAAELFEPLAEDGGISLAVAIAGEPPPVRGDRDLVFEALANLIDNAVKFTPSGGTVRVGLAETGRGALVTVEDTGPGIPASERERVFRRFYRAERARRTPGHGLGLGLVAAIAGLHGFPVEVGEAQGGGARFAMLCPRETMTRVGRVSA
- a CDS encoding DUF2948 family protein, which codes for MELLKLAALDADDLAVISTHLQDAVLRTGDLAYLPRERRFALVARRFDWECPDGAPPRRRLTGLHFDRVLAVRCRNISRDEPDSPLELLAITFEPGEAPSGTATLVFSGGGAIRLELECIEAAMKDLGPVWQAESKPVHASLDMPLDAA
- the hisD gene encoding histidinol dehydrogenase — its product is MQRLDSRDPDFEAQFARLLSVKREVAEDVDAAVRDIIRDVVDRGDAALIDYTTRFDRLDLTPDTIRFSPEEIDAATAACSGDALDALALAKDRIETYHRAQVPADHRETDALGVTLGWRWTALESVGLYVPGGTASYPSSVLMNAVPAKVAGVPRLAMVVPTPDGVTNPLVLAAAKLAGVDEVFRVGGAQAVAALAYGTATIRPVAKIVGPGNAYVAAAKRRVFGQVGIDMIAGPSEVLILADSSANPDWVAADLLAQAEHDKAAQAILVTDSDALAESVAAAVEGQLRTLPRTEIATASWRDYGAIVRVARLVDAIPLVDRLAPEHLEIESAEAEELAARVRNAGAIFLGAHTPEAIGDYVGGPNHVLPTARSARFSSGLGVLDFMKRTSLLSCTPEALRALGPAAVALGRSEGLEGHARSVAIRLNL
- a CDS encoding UPF0262 family protein, which encodes MASEAPDPRQRLAAVTLDEDSIGRGNPDQEHERAIAIYDILESNSFCVANHDGGPYALALGLVENKLSFAISSADGQPVMTHLLSLTPFRGVIRDYEMICDSYFKAIRTASPSQIEAIDMGRRGVHNEASELLRQRLDGKVEIDHDTARRLFTLIFALHWKG
- a CDS encoding low molecular weight phosphatase family protein, translating into MQSVLFVCNFNAVRSACAEALARHYFGKSVYVQSAGVRGGEPTDPFMISALDEIGIDASRHRPRTLDELEEWEGLNFDLIISLSPEAHHAALELTRTVAADVEYWPTPDPTVSQGSREQRLDAYRDVRDGLGFRIRQRLR
- a CDS encoding AzlD family protein; this translates as MIDAVLGSSAGPWIAILALALVTYLCRASGVMLMSRVHLTPRVERGLRALPGSIVVATALPTGLSAGLPGLLGLVTAAGVMALTRFELAAVLAGMGVVAVGRVLGL
- a CDS encoding AzlC family ABC transporter permease, with product MSHASAAPFTRAGILTGIRLSLPLWPSIAVFGAAFGAAAAQRGVSLAEAMGASALVYAGSAQMVTLEVWGQPWTLSALLAAMTVTGLINARMILMGATIQPWMRGTPLWRTAMTLFVLVDASWLIGVRHRAEGGRDLGVLFGSGIGLWPLWVASTAAGHLAGALVTQPRAYALDMILPVFFAAMLAPLWRGVRPALPWLASGLVALVVQRLVPGYAFIAAGAAAGLVTGLLVDDGAAR